The following proteins come from a genomic window of Maribacter sp. HTCC2170:
- a CDS encoding DUF3667 domain-containing protein — MICKNCQTSISEASKFCDSCGAKVITERLSVKNLWSDVTQNVFGWDNKFFLTIRKLITAPQEILGDYLDGIRKKYTNPITFFAIGMAISIFIFNTFDEEYLKISLDAAKVQNEWMAENIGGQYKSVELQKESLELNEKIQKGFLKFFNIISLLLLPLYAFIAFLVYRKPYNYAEHLTVTTYIQGFSFFLSSIFFLVAINTSPFLYSISLLCLMFFYCYAYGKLYKLSIGQSIIKFIFFLAILFVVIIALGIMGFAIGIGYAYFSSK, encoded by the coding sequence ATGATTTGTAAAAATTGTCAAACCTCCATTTCCGAGGCTTCCAAATTTTGTGATAGCTGTGGCGCCAAAGTAATAACCGAAAGATTATCAGTTAAAAATTTATGGTCTGATGTTACTCAAAACGTCTTTGGTTGGGACAATAAATTCTTTTTGACTATTCGAAAACTCATTACAGCACCACAAGAAATTCTAGGGGATTACTTGGATGGTATACGTAAAAAATATACGAATCCAATTACTTTTTTTGCCATAGGCATGGCCATATCCATATTTATTTTCAACACATTCGATGAGGAATATCTAAAGATCTCCTTGGATGCGGCCAAAGTGCAAAACGAATGGATGGCAGAAAATATAGGTGGACAATACAAGTCAGTTGAACTCCAAAAGGAAAGCTTAGAATTAAATGAAAAAATTCAAAAAGGATTTTTGAAATTCTTCAACATTATCAGCCTTTTGCTCTTGCCTTTATATGCGTTTATTGCCTTCTTGGTATATCGAAAACCATATAATTATGCTGAACATTTAACTGTAACTACATATATTCAAGGGTTTAGCTTTTTTCTTTCTTCCATATTTTTCTTAGTTGCTATAAATACCTCTCCTTTTCTATATAGTATTTCTTTGCTATGCCTAATGTTTTTTTACTGCTATGCCTATGGCAAGCTATATAAGCTCTCTATAGGACAGTCTATAATTAAATTCATTTTTTTTCTAGCAATACTTTTCGTTGTTATAATAGCACTAGGAATTATGGGATTTGCCATAGGTATTGGCTATGCTTATTTTAGTTCAAAATAA
- a CDS encoding TonB-dependent receptor plug domain-containing protein, which produces MKNTALLFAILLIGAFQLNAQQEQTIIKVDTLNEVVVTSNRIDLPFKENSRTISIITAADIKNSSAVTVADLLQQVAGLDIRRRGTGGSQADLFIRGGGFDQTLLLIDGVKMDDAQTGHHTMNASLPLEVIERIEIIKGPAARVFGQNAFTGAINIVTKSTLNNSVSANLEAGSFGQLNASVTVGSELENSTHIFHAGKMTSEGYRNNSDYNNSNFFLKSVFNKKDQPIEMIATFFERKFGAENFYTPSSWGFNEYEETQNSLIAFTTTFKSEKLKMQPRVYWKRNQDMFLLQRDDPNFFRNFHISNKIGAEANAAYYSSLGITGFGIDMSKVYLRSNNLGSRSRFMTTLFLEHRFQFADDRLDITPGVAVTYFSDFKFNAFPGLDIGFDITSNLKAYGNIGYTYRIPTYTDLYYNGGGSAGNPDLEPEEAFAQEIGFKYVSPKIGASISVFNRDAENLIDYIRPNTDVETFTATNITKVNTKGLEIDAAYNFKLNDYNQTLAIGYAFLDDNILDQNEELSRYSLNTLKHHFTTRFSTQLLKNVRQNIVYKYAERTTGQTYNVWDASVALKLKQVELSMTASNIFDADYIESGFTPMPPSNVLFGLRYSFK; this is translated from the coding sequence ATGAAAAATACAGCCTTACTTTTTGCAATTCTACTAATTGGCGCATTTCAATTAAATGCCCAACAAGAGCAAACTATAATAAAAGTTGATACCTTAAATGAAGTTGTAGTTACTTCAAATCGAATTGATTTACCCTTCAAGGAAAATTCTAGAACCATAAGCATTATTACAGCAGCTGATATAAAAAACAGTTCTGCCGTTACCGTTGCAGATTTATTACAACAAGTGGCTGGTTTAGACATTAGAAGACGTGGCACTGGCGGAAGTCAGGCAGATTTATTTATTAGAGGAGGTGGTTTTGACCAAACATTATTGTTAATAGATGGTGTTAAAATGGACGATGCACAAACGGGTCACCATACCATGAATGCTTCTTTACCACTTGAAGTTATTGAGCGCATAGAAATTATAAAAGGCCCTGCAGCCCGCGTTTTTGGGCAGAACGCTTTTACAGGTGCTATTAATATAGTCACTAAATCTACCTTAAATAATTCTGTTTCTGCAAATCTTGAAGCTGGTTCTTTTGGTCAGCTTAATGCTTCGGTAACCGTTGGGTCTGAATTAGAGAACTCAACACATATTTTTCATGCTGGAAAAATGACTTCTGAAGGGTATAGAAATAATTCAGATTATAACAATTCTAACTTTTTTCTAAAAAGTGTTTTCAATAAAAAAGACCAACCTATTGAAATGATTGCAACGTTCTTTGAACGTAAGTTCGGAGCTGAAAATTTTTATACACCAAGTAGTTGGGGGTTTAATGAATATGAAGAAACTCAAAATAGCTTAATTGCATTTACAACCACTTTTAAGTCTGAAAAACTTAAAATGCAACCGCGAGTGTATTGGAAACGTAATCAAGATATGTTTTTACTACAACGTGATGATCCTAACTTTTTTAGAAATTTTCATATTTCAAATAAAATAGGGGCCGAAGCTAATGCGGCTTATTACTCTTCATTAGGTATTACAGGATTTGGAATCGACATGTCTAAAGTGTATTTGCGAAGCAATAATTTAGGCAGTCGTAGTCGTTTTATGACAACCTTATTTTTGGAGCATAGATTTCAATTTGCAGACGATCGTTTAGATATTACTCCTGGAGTTGCGGTGACTTATTTTTCGGATTTTAAATTTAATGCTTTTCCAGGTTTGGATATTGGATTTGACATTACCAGTAACCTAAAAGCATATGGAAACATTGGCTATACTTACAGAATTCCAACTTATACTGATTTATATTATAACGGAGGTGGTAGTGCAGGAAATCCGGATTTAGAACCTGAAGAAGCATTTGCGCAAGAGATAGGGTTTAAATATGTCAGTCCAAAAATTGGAGCAAGTATTTCAGTTTTTAATAGAGATGCGGAAAATCTTATTGATTATATAAGACCAAATACAGATGTTGAAACCTTTACCGCAACCAACATAACTAAAGTTAATACGAAAGGATTGGAAATAGATGCAGCTTATAATTTTAAGCTGAATGACTATAACCAAACTTTGGCAATTGGTTATGCTTTTTTAGATGATAATATTTTAGACCAAAACGAAGAATTATCTCGTTACTCTCTAAACACGTTGAAACATCATTTTACAACACGATTCAGTACTCAATTATTGAAAAATGTGCGTCAAAATATCGTTTACAAATATGCAGAACGTACCACAGGACAAACTTATAATGTTTGGGATGCTTCTGTTGCATTGAAATTAAAACAAGTTGAATTGTCAATGACGGCAAGTAATATTTTTGATGCTGACTATATTGAGTCTGGCTTTACACCAATGCCACCTAGTAATGTGTTATTTGGTTTACGCTATAGTTTTAAATAA
- a CDS encoding PLP-dependent aminotransferase family protein, with translation MNSPVGNIIKQLVAFDKTLAQPVYIQVAQQVINAIQRGYLEKGSKLPGTRVLSQLLKIHRNTAVAIYEELASQGWVDIIANKGTFVLVPEESTVKIKATAQHIHQAYTYPDVVGFPFQQSFHLASTTEETSSKYALSDGKPDLRLHPVYQFSRWYSAAMKRKPLIHKWNRTSALNPSVFSTQLCNYLNATRGFHIKPNNLVNTRSTEMSLYIVSQLLLKQDDLVLVGQLSNYATNMIFQQAGATIRTIPVDKEGLNIEYIKKHFVKGSIRCVYVCANRDYPTTVTLSAKRRLQLLQLAKTHGFAIIEDDYDYDFQYEGSAMLPMASADTNGMIIYLGKLGQSFFPSFHTGFVVAPENLISEAKNYLQLLDKQGDLIQEQMLSELISEGEIYRLKKKNIVTYKQRRDSLCKFLNSYFEGIITWVMPLGGLAIWLQFIETISLVKLAEEAEKLDLFLPKTILYQDKNTCAIRFGFGHINEEEIEIVIKKLKNAYNKVINL, from the coding sequence ATGAATAGTCCGGTTGGTAATATAATAAAACAACTTGTCGCATTTGACAAAACGCTTGCGCAACCCGTATATATACAAGTGGCTCAACAAGTTATAAATGCTATACAACGTGGCTATTTAGAAAAAGGTAGTAAGTTACCAGGAACTCGTGTTTTAAGTCAGTTGTTAAAAATTCATCGGAATACAGCTGTTGCTATTTACGAAGAATTGGCTTCACAAGGTTGGGTAGATATTATAGCTAATAAAGGGACTTTTGTTTTGGTGCCTGAAGAATCTACTGTGAAAATTAAAGCAACAGCTCAGCATATTCATCAGGCATATACTTATCCCGATGTTGTTGGTTTTCCATTTCAACAGTCATTTCATTTGGCCTCAACAACGGAAGAAACTTCTTCAAAATACGCGCTAAGCGACGGTAAACCAGATTTGCGTTTACATCCTGTGTACCAGTTTTCCAGATGGTATAGTGCAGCAATGAAACGAAAACCATTGATTCATAAATGGAATAGAACAAGTGCCTTAAATCCCTCCGTTTTTAGTACACAACTGTGTAATTATTTAAACGCAACACGAGGATTTCATATAAAACCAAATAATTTAGTGAACACCCGTAGTACAGAAATGAGTCTGTATATAGTCTCACAATTATTACTTAAACAAGATGATTTGGTGCTGGTGGGGCAGCTAAGTAATTATGCCACTAATATGATTTTTCAACAAGCCGGTGCTACGATTAGAACGATTCCAGTAGATAAAGAGGGTTTAAATATAGAGTATATAAAAAAGCATTTTGTAAAAGGAAGTATACGCTGTGTGTATGTTTGTGCCAATAGAGATTACCCAACAACCGTAACGTTGAGCGCAAAACGACGATTACAATTATTGCAATTGGCCAAAACCCATGGATTTGCTATTATAGAAGATGATTACGACTACGATTTTCAGTATGAAGGGTCTGCAATGTTACCAATGGCAAGTGCAGATACCAACGGAATGATTATTTATTTAGGGAAGTTAGGACAGTCGTTCTTTCCAAGTTTTCACACGGGCTTTGTAGTGGCACCAGAAAACTTAATTTCTGAGGCTAAAAACTATTTGCAATTACTTGATAAGCAAGGCGATCTAATACAAGAACAAATGCTTTCTGAACTTATATCTGAAGGCGAAATATATAGACTTAAGAAAAAAAATATAGTCACCTACAAGCAGCGTCGTGATAGTTTGTGTAAATTCTTAAACTCTTATTTTGAAGGAATTATAACTTGGGTGATGCCCTTAGGAGGTTTAGCAATATGGCTGCAATTTATAGAAACAATATCATTAGTGAAACTTGCTGAGGAAGCCGAAAAATTAGATTTATTTCTACCAAAAACTATTTTATACCAAGATAAAAATACCTGTGCTATTCGTTTTGGTTTTGGGCATATAAATGAGGAAGAAATCGAAATTGTGATTAAGAAGTTGAAAAACGCATACAATAAGGTTATTAATCTTTAA
- a CDS encoding ArnT family glycosyltransferase yields the protein MFNELINSLFSNLDQLKNRTVFKLIFAISFFLRLPFFFRDYIDRDESTFILMGQSWVDGNLPYTELWDLKPPITFLFFAGIIYVFGKSFIAIRIIGSILVALTAFFTYKIGQEVHSKRIGLLSGIICVVLLTLFGSLQGVMSEHICMAFFMPGLYLVIKAEKPQWFLLAGLFMGLALMTKMNIAYAVLCCGLFIIYLGFKENQKIHGILKSFLYGIGILSIIGLTVLPYYFNGISDLWWNSVILAPLEYIGARRYSILKLAPIFLVILGFFFLAWKKKWLNFKDSKIQLLLVAVLGIMIAFYKGGRINGHYLIQLHPILVILVVLALIQFKSVQKLKWRPFYLVLLFLIPMESYLEYGNIIRNKFERGTFFNGEGFSAPKYIKENQLETENILFLGYHIGYWNLNTNPPTKSTTHPSNICRDELFPFYDNQRKTSIEELQHIMEVIKPKTIVTRKNRRVFDKEEIEANEYIDDYLDKHYKAHTTVEKAEILQRLD from the coding sequence ATGTTCAACGAGCTTATAAATTCGCTTTTTAGCAATCTTGATCAACTTAAAAACAGAACTGTTTTTAAGTTGATTTTCGCTATTTCATTCTTTCTTCGTTTGCCTTTTTTCTTTCGAGACTATATTGACCGTGATGAAAGTACATTTATACTTATGGGGCAATCTTGGGTAGATGGTAATTTGCCCTACACAGAACTATGGGATTTAAAACCCCCTATTACCTTCCTGTTCTTTGCCGGAATTATTTATGTTTTTGGCAAAAGTTTTATTGCGATAAGGATTATTGGTTCCATACTAGTGGCTCTAACCGCTTTTTTTACCTATAAAATTGGCCAAGAAGTCCATTCTAAAAGAATAGGTTTATTATCTGGTATTATTTGCGTTGTACTCCTGACATTATTTGGTAGTCTACAAGGGGTAATGTCTGAGCATATTTGCATGGCCTTTTTTATGCCTGGATTATATTTAGTGATAAAAGCGGAGAAACCGCAATGGTTCTTATTGGCCGGATTATTTATGGGGTTGGCACTAATGACCAAAATGAATATTGCCTATGCCGTTTTATGCTGTGGCCTTTTCATTATTTACTTGGGTTTTAAAGAAAATCAAAAAATTCATGGAATACTCAAATCTTTTCTATACGGAATAGGAATACTTTCCATTATAGGCCTTACCGTATTGCCATATTATTTCAATGGTATTTCGGATTTATGGTGGAATTCAGTAATACTTGCACCTCTGGAATACATCGGTGCTCGTCGTTATTCCATTTTAAAACTAGCCCCAATATTTCTTGTTATTTTAGGTTTCTTTTTTCTAGCTTGGAAAAAGAAATGGTTGAATTTCAAAGATTCGAAAATCCAGCTATTGCTAGTTGCTGTTTTAGGTATTATGATCGCTTTCTATAAAGGTGGAAGAATAAACGGTCATTATCTGATACAGTTGCACCCTATCCTGGTCATATTAGTTGTTTTAGCCTTAATCCAGTTTAAATCTGTTCAGAAATTAAAATGGAGGCCATTTTACCTTGTCTTGTTATTTTTGATTCCAATGGAGTCCTATTTGGAGTATGGAAATATCATAAGAAACAAATTTGAGCGGGGCACTTTTTTTAACGGAGAAGGCTTTTCTGCTCCCAAATACATTAAGGAAAATCAACTGGAAACTGAAAACATCCTGTTCTTAGGCTACCATATTGGTTATTGGAACTTAAATACCAATCCACCAACCAAATCAACCACCCATCCCAGTAATATTTGTCGTGATGAATTATTCCCTTTCTATGATAATCAGAGGAAGACATCGATTGAAGAGCTACAGCATATTATGGAAGTTATTAAACCCAAAACTATTGTAACACGAAAAAATAGACGGGTTTTCGACAAAGAAGAGATTGAGGCAAATGAGTATATTGATGACTATTTAGACAAGCATTACAAGGCACATACAACAGTAGAAAAAGCCGAAATATTACAGCGGTTGGATTGA
- a CDS encoding single-stranded DNA-binding protein, with product MSGTLNKVMLIGHLGDEVKMHYFEGGGSIGRFPIATNETYTSKQTGERVTNTDWHNIVVRNKAAEICEKYLSKGDKVYVEGRLKNRQWQGEDGNTRYTTEVHVQDFTFLSTKKESMANAQSSGQPQQPVQPQAPTKATEPTAAVEPEQDDDLPF from the coding sequence ATGAGCGGAACATTGAACAAAGTAATGCTGATTGGGCATTTAGGAGACGAAGTGAAAATGCACTATTTTGAAGGCGGAGGGAGTATAGGTAGATTTCCTATAGCTACCAACGAAACGTATACAAGTAAGCAAACAGGCGAACGTGTAACCAATACAGATTGGCATAATATTGTCGTAAGAAATAAGGCCGCGGAAATTTGTGAAAAATATCTTAGCAAAGGCGACAAGGTTTATGTTGAAGGCCGATTAAAAAACAGGCAATGGCAAGGCGAAGATGGTAATACTAGGTACACTACCGAGGTGCATGTTCAAGACTTTACTTTCTTGTCTACCAAAAAAGAAAGTATGGCAAATGCTCAGTCTAGTGGTCAGCCTCAACAACCTGTGCAACCTCAAGCACCTACCAAAGCTACTGAACCAACTGCCGCTGTAGAACCTGAGCAGGATGATGATTTACCATTTTAG
- a CDS encoding HU family DNA-binding protein: MTKAEIVSKISDKLGIEKGDVQATVESFMEEVKTSLESGDNVYLRGFGSFIIKTRAEKTGRNISKNTTIKIPAHNIPAFKPAKVFVEGVKSNVQVK; this comes from the coding sequence ATGACGAAAGCGGAAATTGTATCGAAAATCTCAGACAAGCTGGGAATTGAAAAAGGAGATGTACAAGCAACTGTTGAATCCTTTATGGAAGAGGTGAAAACTTCTTTGGAAAGTGGTGACAATGTTTACCTAAGAGGATTTGGTAGTTTTATCATAAAGACCAGAGCAGAAAAAACTGGTAGAAACATCTCTAAAAACACTACTATTAAAATACCGGCGCATAACATTCCGGCATTTAAACCAGCAAAGGTTTTTGTAGAAGGAGTAAAGAGCAACGTTCAAGTAAAATAA
- a CDS encoding ribonuclease E/G, producing MNRELIVRSSSDAVDFALLKEGKLTELHKEEDNNDFSVGDIFLAKVRKPVTGLNAAFVNVGYEKDAFLHYHDLGPQLSTMLKFIKQVSTGKLRDYSLKNFPLEKDIDKHGSINDVIKSNQSLLVQIVKEPISTKGPRISSELSLAGRYLVMVPFSERVSVSQKIGSKEEKDRLKRLVKSIKPKGFGVIIRTVAEGKKVAELDKDLENLLDKWSAMCKKLYKAPTPSKVLVELNRASSILRDIFNDSFTGIQVDDETLYNQVKDYVQEIAPGKESIVKLYSSSVPIFEKFGIERQIKTSFGRTASMSKGAYLIIEHTEALHVIDVNSGNRSNKAKNQEDTALEVNMLSASEIARQLRLRDMGGIIVIDFIDMVKAPHRRKLFDHLRDEMKDDRAKHKILPPSKFGLVQITRQRVRPEMNIKTTEQDPNRSGMEVEAPIVLIDKINVDLEKLLKGPKKDSKITLNLHPFIAAYITKGFPSIRSKWFMEHKKWIKIQPRDAYTYLEYRFKNKDGKTIY from the coding sequence GTGAATAGAGAATTAATCGTAAGATCTAGTTCTGACGCCGTCGATTTTGCCTTACTAAAAGAAGGGAAACTCACTGAATTACACAAAGAGGAAGACAACAACGACTTTTCGGTTGGCGATATATTTTTGGCCAAAGTCAGAAAACCAGTTACCGGTCTTAACGCAGCCTTTGTAAATGTAGGTTATGAGAAAGATGCTTTTCTGCATTACCATGACCTTGGGCCGCAATTATCCACAATGCTTAAATTCATTAAACAAGTGAGCACTGGAAAGCTTAGAGATTACTCTCTAAAAAACTTTCCGCTAGAAAAAGATATTGATAAGCATGGCAGCATAAATGATGTCATAAAATCAAATCAATCCTTATTAGTACAAATTGTTAAGGAACCCATTTCTACCAAAGGACCAAGGATAAGTTCTGAGCTTTCATTAGCCGGACGTTATTTGGTCATGGTGCCTTTTTCCGAACGTGTTTCAGTCTCACAAAAGATTGGGAGTAAAGAAGAAAAAGACAGGCTAAAAAGGCTCGTAAAGAGCATTAAGCCAAAAGGATTTGGTGTAATCATCCGAACAGTTGCAGAGGGCAAGAAAGTCGCAGAGTTAGATAAAGATCTAGAAAACTTGCTGGACAAATGGTCAGCAATGTGTAAGAAATTGTATAAAGCTCCAACCCCTTCCAAAGTCTTGGTTGAGCTCAATAGAGCCTCAAGTATTTTAAGGGACATCTTCAACGATTCGTTTACAGGAATACAAGTTGATGATGAGACGCTTTATAATCAGGTTAAGGATTATGTACAGGAAATTGCCCCAGGCAAAGAATCTATTGTGAAGTTATATAGTTCTTCGGTTCCGATTTTTGAAAAATTCGGGATAGAAAGACAAATAAAAACTTCTTTTGGTCGTACAGCTTCAATGAGTAAAGGAGCGTACTTGATAATAGAACATACTGAAGCACTTCATGTTATCGACGTGAATAGCGGTAACCGTTCTAACAAAGCCAAAAATCAAGAAGATACTGCACTGGAGGTAAATATGTTATCGGCTTCTGAAATCGCAAGACAATTGCGTTTGAGGGACATGGGAGGAATTATCGTTATCGATTTTATAGATATGGTAAAAGCGCCTCACCGAAGAAAACTTTTTGATCATCTAAGAGATGAAATGAAAGATGATAGGGCCAAACATAAAATTTTGCCACCAAGTAAATTTGGTCTTGTACAGATAACCAGACAACGGGTACGTCCTGAAATGAATATTAAAACAACAGAACAAGATCCTAACAGGTCGGGTATGGAGGTAGAAGCTCCAATTGTTTTAATAGACAAAATAAATGTTGACCTTGAAAAACTTTTGAAAGGCCCTAAGAAGGACAGTAAGATCACACTGAACTTACATCCTTTTATTGCGGCATATATAACCAAAGGTTTTCCATCAATACGTTCTAAATGGTTTATGGAACACAAAAAATGGATCAAGATTCAACCTAGGGATGCATACACGTATCTAGAATATCGTTTTAAGAATAAAGACGGTAAAACCATATATTAG
- a CDS encoding regulatory protein RecX has product MYQKLSTYTLNEATKKLEHYCAYQDRCHKDVVTKLRGMRMIPEAIDHIVGHLIQENYLNEERFSKSFSRGKFKIKKWGRVRITNELKQRNITKYNIKIALKEIDDDLYIETFNQLAKKRLEAITETNIQKKKRKLADYLLYRGWESHMVYSKIQELIK; this is encoded by the coding sequence TTGTATCAAAAATTATCAACATATACCCTCAATGAGGCCACCAAAAAACTGGAACATTATTGTGCCTATCAGGACCGTTGTCATAAAGACGTTGTTACCAAACTTCGCGGAATGCGAATGATTCCCGAGGCTATTGACCATATAGTAGGTCATTTAATCCAAGAGAATTATTTGAATGAAGAACGATTTTCCAAAAGCTTTTCCAGGGGGAAGTTCAAAATCAAAAAATGGGGCAGAGTACGTATTACAAATGAGTTAAAACAACGAAACATTACCAAATACAATATTAAGATTGCCCTCAAAGAGATAGATGATGATTTATATATAGAAACATTTAATCAGCTGGCCAAAAAGCGGTTGGAAGCAATTACAGAAACTAATATTCAAAAAAAGAAAAGAAAACTGGCTGACTATCTTTTATATCGCGGCTGGGAGAGTCATATGGTGTACAGTAAAATACAAGAGCTTATTAAGTAG
- the mutY gene encoding A/G-specific adenine glycosylase produces the protein MIFSQKILHWYAQNKRNLPWRSTKDPYRIWLSEIMLQQTRVSQGLPYYLKFTEHFPTVNELAGASEEQVLKLWQGLGYYSRARNLHTTAKTVVNEYHGKFPNTYIELLKLKGVGDYTASAIASICFDEPEPVVDGNVYRVLSRYFGVDIPINGTKGVKYFKELAKEVMNVENIRDYNQGIMEFGAIQCAPKNPDCSVCPLNEGCVALKKNIIKELPIKINKTKIKNRYFNYLVFLDANNRTLLRQRKGKGIWQNLWEFPLLETNGKINIDELGGKHHNVVSLNEAPKIYEFNQEDIVHKLSHQHLHTKFWILKTKTKFKDGIGFNELDKFPVPVLIADFIKTFKI, from the coding sequence ATGATTTTTTCCCAAAAAATTCTTCATTGGTATGCCCAAAATAAGCGAAATCTGCCCTGGCGAAGCACGAAGGATCCTTATAGGATTTGGCTATCTGAAATCATGCTGCAACAGACCAGGGTATCACAAGGATTGCCATATTATTTAAAATTTACCGAACATTTTCCTACGGTTAATGAGTTGGCCGGAGCATCTGAAGAACAGGTGTTAAAACTATGGCAAGGATTGGGATATTATTCTAGAGCAAGAAACCTACACACAACAGCAAAAACTGTGGTCAACGAATATCATGGAAAATTCCCTAATACCTATATAGAACTGTTGAAGCTTAAAGGTGTTGGAGACTACACCGCAAGTGCTATTGCATCAATTTGTTTTGATGAGCCCGAACCCGTGGTTGATGGAAATGTTTATAGAGTACTTTCTAGATATTTTGGAGTAGATATTCCTATAAATGGCACCAAAGGAGTGAAGTATTTCAAGGAATTGGCAAAGGAGGTTATGAATGTTGAAAATATCAGGGATTACAACCAAGGTATTATGGAGTTTGGGGCCATTCAATGTGCCCCAAAGAATCCAGATTGTTCTGTCTGCCCGTTAAATGAAGGTTGTGTTGCACTTAAAAAGAATATAATTAAGGAGTTGCCTATCAAAATAAATAAAACCAAAATAAAAAATCGATATTTTAATTATTTGGTGTTCCTTGATGCAAATAATAGAACGTTGTTACGACAGAGAAAAGGTAAGGGCATTTGGCAAAACCTCTGGGAGTTTCCTTTGTTGGAGACAAATGGAAAAATCAATATTGATGAATTGGGAGGCAAACATCATAATGTTGTATCACTGAATGAAGCCCCTAAGATATATGAGTTCAATCAAGAGGATATTGTTCATAAACTTTCACATCAACACCTACATACAAAGTTTTGGATATTAAAAACTAAAACGAAGTTTAAAGACGGGATTGGGTTTAACGAATTGGACAAATTCCCGGTACCTGTTTTAATTGCAGATTTTATAAAAACATTTAAAATTTAG
- a CDS encoding cupin-like domain-containing protein: MNLNDIPRVKTITREQFVTNYFKPQKPVVIERFIEGWPAYSKWNLDYMSKIAGDKEVPLYDDRPVHHEDGFNEPHAKMKMSDYVDLLQKEPTKYRIFLWNILKEIPALQNDFTYPNLGLRLMKKLPMLFFGGTDSYTFMHYDIDLANIFHFHFEGKKECILFPQSETKHLYKVPHSLIAHESIDFANPNFEKWPALKNAKGFKTHLNHGEMLYIPEGYWHYMRYLTPGFSMSLRSIAKNPKNLFSAFYNVLVMRKYDVLMRRVKGQKWIDWKNEQAILRTKNDRC, translated from the coding sequence TTGAACTTAAACGATATTCCACGGGTAAAAACAATTACCAGGGAACAATTTGTCACTAATTATTTTAAACCTCAAAAGCCTGTAGTAATAGAACGCTTTATTGAGGGTTGGCCTGCATATTCCAAATGGAATTTGGACTATATGAGCAAGATTGCCGGGGACAAGGAGGTGCCATTATATGACGACAGACCAGTTCATCATGAAGACGGGTTCAACGAGCCACATGCAAAAATGAAGATGTCTGATTATGTAGATTTACTTCAAAAGGAACCAACGAAATACCGCATTTTTCTATGGAATATCTTAAAAGAGATTCCAGCACTCCAAAACGACTTTACGTACCCGAATCTAGGTCTACGGCTAATGAAGAAATTACCAATGTTATTCTTTGGAGGAACAGATTCATACACTTTCATGCATTACGATATAGACCTGGCCAACATCTTTCATTTTCATTTTGAGGGAAAGAAAGAATGCATTTTATTTCCGCAATCTGAAACAAAACATCTGTACAAAGTACCACATTCATTGATTGCACATGAAAGTATTGATTTTGCTAACCCAAATTTTGAAAAATGGCCCGCTCTTAAGAATGCAAAAGGATTTAAGACCCACTTAAATCATGGTGAAATGCTGTATATCCCTGAAGGATATTGGCATTATATGAGATATTTGACTCCAGGATTTTCAATGAGTCTACGTTCAATAGCCAAAAACCCAAAAAACCTATTTTCTGCATTTTACAATGTTTTGGTAATGCGCAAATATGATGTTCTTATGAGAAGGGTGAAAGGTCAAAAATGGATTGATTGGAAGAATGAGCAGGCCATCTTGAGGACAAAAAATGACCGGTGCTAA